DNA from Ancylothrix sp. D3o:
AGCAGCTTAGTCCAAAATGCAGAACTGGCAACTCGCCGCTTACAAGCCATAAAATCAATTGGAGTGAAAATTTCGATAGATGATTTTGGCACCGGCTATTCTTCGCTGAGCTACTTGCAAAAATTCCCCTTTGATATTTTGAAAATTGACCAGTGCTTTATCAACAATATCAGCGACAATCCCAAAAACACAGCCATTACCACTGCCCTGATTTTAATGGCTCACCAAATGAACTTAAAAGTCATTGCCGAAGGTGTCGAAACCCCCGGACAATTGGATTTTTTGTGCCGTCATAATTGTGATGAAATGCAAGGCTACCTTTTCGGTAAGCCGGTCAGCGCCTCGGAGTTTCAACAACTGTTGAGCGCCAATAAATGCTTGCAACTTCCCTAAAAATAGGATAACTTAAATTTCAACCCCTCCAACAAAAATCACACCCCAGAAACATGGCTAAAATTTTAGTAATAGAAGACGAAAGAATCATTCGGGAAAACATCTTAGAACTGCTCGAAACAGAAGACTTTGAAGTATTTGGGGCAGAAAATGGTAAAGTCGGCATTGCCTTGGCTATCGAAAATAAACCCGATTTAATTGTCTGTGATGTAATGATGCCAGAAATAGACGGTTATGGCGTCCTTAAAGCCTTGCGAGAACAACCTTCAACTGCCACCATTCCTTTTATTTTCCTCACCGCCTTAGCCGATAAATCAGATACCCGTAGAGGCATGGAACTGGGAGCAGATGACTATCTTACCAAACCTTGTACCCCCAACCAATTGCTGGCTGCGATTAGCACCCGCCTCGAAAAACAAGCAGTTTTTCAGCGACAACAAGCCCAAAAACTTAACGATTTACGCAGTAATATCATCCAAGCCCTCCCCCACGAATTGCGAACCCCGCTCAATGGCATTCTCGGTTTTGCAGATTTGCTCTTGCAAGAATACGAATCTCTCGAACCTTCAGAAGTGCGGGAAATGTTAGTAGAAATTCGCCGCTCTGGAAAACGTCTTTATCGGCTTGTCCAAAATTATCTTTTATACGCAGAACTTGAACTGATAGCCAGCGATGAGAAA
Protein-coding regions in this window:
- a CDS encoding response regulator; this translates as MAKILVIEDERIIRENILELLETEDFEVFGAENGKVGIALAIENKPDLIVCDVMMPEIDGYGVLKALREQPSTATIPFIFLTALADKSDTRRGMELGADDYLTKPCTPNQLLAAISTRLEKQAVFQRQQAQKLNDLRSNIIQALPHELRTPLNGILGFADLLLQEYESLEPSEVREMLVEIRRSGKRLYRLVQNYLLYAELELIASDEKRIQALRNSQPTECQALISDTALKVAKEAERERDLHLDIAEAEVQIPPTRLQKIIEELVDNAFKFSKPSTAVTLTGTLQDNKYILVIADRGRGMNSAQISEIGAYMQFERKLYEQQGSGLGLVISKRLVELHNGELNIESIAGEQTTLSLILPGGCLVE